In Chromobacterium rhizoryzae, one genomic interval encodes:
- the accD gene encoding acetyl-CoA carboxylase, carboxyltransferase subunit beta → MSWLNKLLPPKIKRDNRADKPSAVPEGLWSKCPECEAVLYYTDLESNLQVCPKCNHHHPLTARERLNLLLDEEGRRELGEEVKPVDILKFKDSKKYPDRLTAAKSDTGEDDALVVMQGSIESMPVVVAAFEFKFIGGSMGSVVGERFVRGVRAAVEAKAPFICVAASGGARMQEGLNSLMQMAKTSAALQLLTDAKLPFISILTDPTMGGVSASFAFLGDVVLAEPKARIGFAGARVIEQTVRETLPEGFQRAEFLLSKGAVDMVVDRRELKRKLAELSTLLMKEPAPV, encoded by the coding sequence ATGAGCTGGTTGAATAAGCTCCTGCCGCCGAAGATCAAGCGCGACAACCGCGCCGACAAACCTTCCGCGGTACCGGAGGGGCTTTGGAGCAAGTGCCCGGAATGCGAAGCCGTGTTGTATTACACCGATCTGGAGAGCAATCTGCAGGTGTGTCCCAAGTGTAATCACCACCATCCGCTGACCGCGCGCGAACGTCTGAACCTGCTGCTGGATGAAGAAGGCCGTCGCGAGTTGGGCGAAGAGGTCAAGCCGGTGGATATCCTGAAGTTCAAGGACAGCAAGAAATATCCGGACCGCCTGACCGCCGCCAAGAGCGACACCGGCGAGGACGACGCGCTGGTGGTGATGCAGGGCAGCATCGAATCGATGCCGGTGGTGGTGGCCGCGTTTGAATTCAAATTCATCGGCGGCTCCATGGGCTCGGTGGTGGGTGAGCGCTTCGTGCGCGGCGTGCGCGCCGCGGTGGAGGCCAAGGCACCCTTCATCTGCGTGGCCGCTTCCGGCGGCGCGCGGATGCAGGAAGGCTTGAACTCGCTGATGCAGATGGCCAAGACCAGCGCGGCCTTGCAGCTGCTGACCGACGCCAAGCTGCCCTTCATCTCGATCCTGACCGACCCGACCATGGGCGGCGTGTCCGCCTCCTTCGCCTTCCTGGGCGACGTGGTGCTGGCCGAGCCCAAGGCGCGCATCGGCTTCGCCGGCGCGCGGGTGATCGAGCAAACCGTGCGCGAAACCTTGCCGGAAGGCTTTCAGCGCGCCGAGTTCCTGCTGAGCAAGGGCGCGGTGGACATGGTGGTGGACCGCCGCGAGCTGAAGCGCAAGCTGGCGGAGCTGTCCACGCTGCTGATGAAGGAGCCGGCTCCGGTCTGA
- the trpA gene encoding tryptophan synthase subunit alpha, which translates to MSRIAKCFEALAGGKALIPFITAGDPSPQLTVQLMHGLVEGGADIIELGVPFSDPMADGPVIQRASERALVHKVGLRQVLELVAAFRRDNDHTPVVLMGYLNPVFAMGYQDFAAAAKAAGVDGVLTVDSPPEESADLSAALTANGLDPVFLIAPTTPPQRVAEIAKLARGYVYYVSLKGVTGAGHLDIDDVARKIAALREYLTVPIGVGFGIRDGATAKAISAAADAVVVGSRLVQEIEAATPETAKERLTRLVAELKAAIR; encoded by the coding sequence ATGTCACGTATCGCCAAATGTTTTGAAGCGCTGGCCGGCGGCAAGGCGCTGATCCCCTTCATCACCGCCGGCGACCCGTCGCCGCAGCTGACCGTGCAACTGATGCACGGCCTGGTGGAGGGCGGCGCCGACATCATCGAGCTGGGGGTGCCGTTTTCCGATCCGATGGCCGACGGCCCTGTGATCCAGCGCGCCTCCGAGCGCGCTCTGGTCCACAAAGTGGGTTTGCGCCAGGTGCTGGAGCTGGTGGCGGCGTTCCGCCGCGACAACGATCACACCCCGGTGGTGCTGATGGGTTATCTGAATCCGGTGTTCGCCATGGGCTATCAGGACTTCGCCGCGGCGGCCAAGGCCGCCGGCGTCGACGGGGTGCTGACTGTGGACAGCCCGCCGGAGGAATCCGCCGATCTGTCGGCGGCCTTGACCGCCAACGGCCTGGATCCGGTATTTCTGATCGCGCCCACCACGCCGCCGCAACGTGTGGCGGAAATCGCCAAACTGGCGCGCGGATACGTCTATTATGTGTCTCTGAAGGGGGTGACCGGCGCCGGGCATCTGGACATTGACGACGTAGCGCGTAAAATTGCTGCCCTTAGAGAATATTTGACCGTACCGATAGGCGTCGGCTTTGGCATTCGCGACGGTGCGACAGCCAAGGCGATCTCCGCCGCCGCTGACGCGGTGGTGGTGGGCAGCCGTTTGGTGCAGGAAATTGAGGCGGCGACACCCGAAACCGCCAAAGAGCGGTTAACCCGTCTGGTGGCCGAACTGAAGGCCGCCATCCGATAG
- the trpB gene encoding tryptophan synthase subunit beta — MDRYDLPDAQGHFGPHGGVYVAETLMAALDELKNEYARVKADPSFWEEFRHELKHYVGRPSPVYHAKRWSEQLGGAQIYLKREDLNHTGAHKINNAIGQALLARRMGKKRVIAETGAGQHGVASATVAARYGMECVVYMGAEDIKRQSPNVFRMKLLGATVVPVESGSKTLKDALNEAMRDWVTNIDSTFYILGTAAGPHPYPMLVRDFVSVIGEEAKVQMPEVIGRQPDVVVACVGGGSNAIGMFYPYIGVDGVRMVGVEAGGLGLDSGKHAAPISGGAPLGVLHGAKSYLMQDENGQVVETHSVSAGLDYPGVGPEHSYLKDIGRADYVAINDDEALRAFHDCCHFEGIIPALESSHALAWAVKEAPKMGKDQVILVNLSGRGDKDINTVAGLAGITL; from the coding sequence ATGGATCGTTATGACCTGCCGGACGCCCAGGGCCATTTTGGCCCGCATGGCGGCGTCTATGTCGCCGAAACCTTGATGGCGGCGCTGGACGAGCTGAAAAACGAGTACGCTCGCGTCAAGGCCGACCCGTCGTTCTGGGAAGAATTCCGCCACGAGCTTAAGCACTACGTCGGCCGGCCCAGTCCGGTCTACCACGCCAAGCGCTGGTCCGAGCAACTGGGCGGCGCGCAGATCTATCTGAAGCGCGAAGACCTGAACCACACCGGCGCGCACAAGATCAACAACGCCATCGGCCAGGCGCTGCTGGCGCGGCGCATGGGCAAGAAGCGGGTGATCGCCGAAACCGGCGCCGGCCAGCACGGCGTGGCCTCCGCCACCGTGGCGGCGCGCTACGGCATGGAGTGCGTGGTGTATATGGGCGCCGAGGACATCAAGCGCCAATCGCCCAATGTGTTCCGCATGAAGCTGCTGGGCGCCACCGTGGTGCCGGTGGAGTCCGGTTCCAAGACGCTGAAGGACGCCTTGAACGAGGCGATGCGAGACTGGGTGACCAATATCGACAGCACCTTCTACATCCTGGGCACCGCGGCCGGTCCGCATCCCTATCCGATGCTGGTGCGCGATTTCGTGTCGGTGATCGGCGAGGAGGCCAAGGTGCAGATGCCGGAAGTGATCGGCCGCCAGCCGGATGTGGTGGTGGCTTGTGTCGGCGGCGGCTCCAACGCCATCGGCATGTTCTACCCGTATATCGGCGTGGACGGCGTGCGCATGGTGGGCGTAGAGGCCGGCGGTCTGGGCCTGGATTCCGGCAAGCACGCGGCACCGATTTCCGGCGGCGCGCCCCTGGGCGTGTTGCACGGCGCCAAGAGCTATCTGATGCAGGACGAGAACGGCCAGGTGGTGGAAACCCATTCGGTGTCCGCCGGCCTGGATTATCCGGGCGTGGGGCCGGAGCACAGCTATCTGAAGGACATCGGCCGCGCCGACTACGTGGCGATCAACGACGACGAGGCTTTGCGCGCCTTCCACGACTGTTGTCACTTCGAGGGCATCATCCCGGCGCTGGAATCCAGCCACGCGCTGGCCTGGGCCGTCAAGGAAGCGCCGAAGATGGGCAAGGACCAGGTGATTCTGGTCAATCTGTCCGGCCGCGGCGACAAGGACATCAACACTGTGGCCGGTCTTGCCGGCATCACTCTGTAA
- a CDS encoding phosphoribosylanthranilate isomerase — protein sequence MGGTTRIKICGITRPEDGVEAARLGADAIGLVFYAKSPRHVDLEQARAVIAALPPFVSVVALFVNPEPEYVREVLAACAIDILQFHGEEDAAFCRSFQRPYLKAVRVKPGVDLAEIAAAYPDARAVLSDAFVEGAHGGTGATFDWSLLPEALPLPLILSGGLDEHNVAAAVAQVRPAAVDVSSGVEASKGIKDAARMAAFISGVRHGSL from the coding sequence GTGGGCGGCACGACCCGAATCAAGATTTGCGGCATTACCCGGCCGGAAGACGGCGTCGAGGCTGCGCGGCTGGGCGCCGACGCCATCGGCCTGGTGTTCTACGCCAAGAGCCCGCGCCATGTCGACCTCGAGCAGGCGCGGGCGGTGATCGCGGCGCTGCCGCCCTTCGTCAGCGTGGTGGCCTTGTTTGTCAATCCGGAGCCGGAGTACGTGCGCGAAGTGCTGGCCGCCTGCGCGATCGACATCTTGCAGTTCCACGGCGAGGAAGACGCCGCCTTCTGCCGCTCTTTCCAGCGGCCTTATCTGAAAGCGGTGCGGGTGAAGCCGGGCGTGGACCTGGCCGAGATCGCCGCCGCCTACCCGGACGCGCGCGCGGTGCTGAGCGACGCCTTCGTCGAAGGCGCGCACGGCGGCACCGGCGCCACCTTCGACTGGAGCTTGCTGCCGGAGGCCTTGCCTCTGCCGCTAATCCTGTCCGGAGGCCTGGACGAACACAATGTGGCGGCGGCGGTGGCGCAGGTGCGCCCGGCCGCGGTCGACGTCTCCAGCGGTGTGGAGGCGTCCAAGGGAATCAAAGATGCCGCCAGAATGGCGGCGTTCATATCAGGAGTTAGACATGGATCGTTATGA
- the truA gene encoding tRNA pseudouridine(38-40) synthase TruA produces the protein MRIALGIEYDGRAFAGWQTQPHGNTVQDRLNQAIAQIAGVEAVGTLAAGRTDAGVHAAMQVVHFDSPAERPLNAWVRGVNALLPAEVAVVWAREVSADFHARFSAFSRSYSYFLLTSPVRPCLLAGKMGWFHQALDVAAMREAAAHLLGRHDFSSFRASECQAKSPLKDLQRLDISEQDGLIRFDLLADAFLHHMVRNIVGALVYVGKGALRADEMAGLLAARDRTFAPPTFMPDGLYLTGVGYPETYDLPSQADAARLALWR, from the coding sequence ATGAGGATAGCGCTCGGCATCGAGTATGACGGTCGGGCGTTCGCCGGCTGGCAGACTCAGCCGCATGGCAATACGGTGCAGGACAGATTGAATCAGGCGATCGCGCAGATCGCCGGCGTGGAGGCCGTCGGCACGCTGGCCGCGGGCAGGACCGACGCCGGCGTGCATGCGGCCATGCAAGTGGTGCATTTCGACAGCCCGGCCGAGCGGCCGCTGAACGCCTGGGTGCGCGGCGTCAACGCCTTGCTGCCGGCTGAGGTGGCGGTGGTGTGGGCGCGGGAGGTGTCGGCGGATTTTCACGCGCGTTTTTCGGCGTTTTCCCGCAGTTACAGTTATTTTCTGCTGACCAGCCCGGTGCGACCCTGTCTGCTGGCCGGCAAGATGGGCTGGTTTCATCAGGCGCTGGACGTGGCGGCGATGCGAGAGGCGGCGGCCCATCTGTTGGGGCGGCATGATTTTTCCAGTTTTCGCGCCTCGGAGTGCCAGGCCAAATCGCCGCTCAAGGATTTGCAGCGGCTGGACATCAGCGAGCAAGACGGCCTGATCCGCTTCGATCTGCTGGCGGACGCCTTCCTGCATCATATGGTGCGCAATATCGTCGGCGCGCTGGTCTACGTGGGCAAGGGCGCTTTGCGCGCGGATGAGATGGCGGGTTTGCTGGCCGCGCGCGACCGTACCTTCGCGCCGCCCACCTTCATGCCGGACGGTTTGTACCTGACCGGCGTGGGTTATCCGGAAACATATGATTTGCCGTCGCAGGCGGACGCCGCGCGGCTGGCTTTGTGGAGATGA
- a CDS encoding type IV pilus assembly protein FimV, whose protein sequence is MSQIASLLAGLGLAAAATAGLGPIRVLSADGEPFLAEIPVVDEEPSDNVLVGLADRNRYPLLSTYSGSAGSLQFSIVRKPDGNVQKIQVKGAASYPEPLLRFAVDLSWPAGRLVREFEVDYRRDGPRNKPAPAREEGKKPLAGVDASPRLDSLGLSDARLRSRLGEPLLLELTLQGSALDQAEPPRLALFAVAAQGEPNAQQVRLVASIVPHVEKVAKGRFNVQLRTEQPVTEPMLAFRLEVAAGKLKAQKNYSVLLDPHSAAKPAPVAKTQGLKVYRVLKGDTLSGIASRVRGGGESGAVAQQLLQGNPEAFIAGDANRLRAGVALEYPSEWQLRGQSAARAAEPKRPAVSPEARAAEKSAPQDSKPQARAPQEHQPPAQKPPERKPPEAARQEHKPPESKPQEHKPVEAKSAAKPAAPLAPAHPPVAKEASKPAPAAEAPRQAAAPSQQERHLQQMLQRQDQALQQAEQRAKALEQKIQDYQRQAAAKAAPAPAPAEREPGPESAPEPKVETKPEPKPEPKVAAVSSMPVAAASAPQAATAEHAEKPPVVEAAAQHEPPPATPVDSKAAPVTAAANGWTDELAAALSDESMRWKLGGAAAALGLVALLLARRKRKGGGKDEPAAPALSGTAAGASMLGPLTTLMSSLKKGDGIDLSSVDRVAEADVYLAYGRDDQALEILREGLAHEPMRQDLRYKLLEVLSTQQDKQMFIAEATTAKGVFGKDSTLWMRVCEIGQTVAPGHPLFAQAKPEPAADAPPPAAAEPAPVAAPAAPVAAAPTPAPAPVAAAPTPAPAAAASPDEEKMELAKLYLEMGDKETADALMKEAGR, encoded by the coding sequence ATGAGTCAAATCGCGTCGCTGCTGGCCGGTCTTGGTCTGGCGGCGGCCGCTACGGCCGGCTTGGGGCCGATCCGGGTGTTGTCCGCCGATGGCGAGCCTTTCCTGGCGGAAATTCCGGTGGTGGACGAGGAGCCCTCCGACAATGTGCTGGTGGGCCTGGCGGATCGCAACCGCTATCCGCTGTTGTCCACTTACAGCGGTTCCGCCGGCAGCCTGCAGTTTTCCATCGTCCGCAAACCGGACGGCAATGTTCAGAAAATCCAGGTCAAGGGCGCCGCCAGTTATCCGGAGCCGCTGTTGCGCTTCGCCGTGGATCTGAGTTGGCCGGCGGGCCGGTTAGTGCGCGAATTCGAAGTGGATTATCGGCGAGACGGCCCGCGCAACAAGCCCGCGCCGGCGCGGGAGGAGGGCAAGAAGCCGCTGGCCGGCGTCGACGCCTCGCCGCGGCTGGATTCCTTGGGCCTGAGCGACGCCCGCCTGCGTTCCCGTCTGGGCGAACCCTTGCTGTTGGAGCTGACTTTGCAGGGCAGTGCCTTGGATCAGGCGGAACCGCCGCGGCTGGCCTTGTTCGCTGTGGCGGCGCAGGGCGAGCCCAACGCCCAGCAAGTGCGTCTGGTGGCTTCCATTGTGCCCCATGTCGAAAAAGTGGCCAAAGGCCGGTTCAATGTGCAATTACGCACTGAGCAGCCGGTGACCGAGCCGATGCTGGCCTTCCGGCTGGAGGTGGCGGCGGGCAAGCTCAAAGCGCAGAAAAACTACTCGGTGTTGCTGGATCCCCATTCGGCGGCCAAGCCGGCCCCCGTCGCCAAGACGCAGGGTTTGAAAGTGTACCGGGTGCTCAAGGGCGACACGCTGTCCGGCATCGCCAGCCGCGTGCGCGGCGGCGGGGAGTCGGGCGCGGTGGCGCAGCAACTATTGCAAGGCAATCCCGAGGCCTTCATCGCCGGAGACGCCAATCGCCTGCGCGCCGGCGTGGCGCTGGAATATCCGTCGGAGTGGCAACTGCGCGGCCAGAGCGCCGCCCGCGCCGCGGAGCCTAAGCGGCCGGCGGTTTCGCCCGAGGCCCGCGCGGCTGAGAAAAGCGCGCCGCAAGACAGCAAGCCCCAGGCGCGAGCGCCGCAGGAGCATCAGCCTCCGGCGCAGAAGCCCCCGGAACGCAAGCCGCCGGAAGCCGCGCGGCAGGAACACAAGCCACCGGAATCCAAACCGCAGGAGCACAAACCCGTAGAGGCCAAATCGGCGGCCAAGCCGGCCGCTCCGCTCGCGCCGGCGCATCCGCCTGTCGCCAAGGAAGCGTCCAAACCGGCTCCGGCGGCGGAAGCCCCGAGGCAAGCGGCCGCGCCGTCGCAGCAGGAGAGGCATTTGCAGCAGATGCTGCAGCGGCAAGACCAGGCCCTGCAGCAAGCCGAGCAGCGGGCCAAGGCGCTGGAACAGAAAATCCAGGATTACCAGCGCCAGGCGGCGGCCAAGGCCGCGCCGGCCCCAGCGCCGGCGGAAAGAGAGCCCGGCCCCGAGTCCGCGCCGGAGCCCAAGGTCGAGACCAAGCCGGAACCCAAGCCGGAACCCAAGGTGGCGGCCGTCAGTTCCATGCCGGTCGCGGCGGCGTCCGCGCCGCAGGCGGCGACGGCGGAACACGCGGAGAAGCCTCCGGTTGTCGAAGCGGCCGCTCAGCACGAGCCGCCGCCGGCCACGCCTGTCGACAGCAAGGCTGCGCCGGTCACGGCGGCGGCCAATGGCTGGACGGACGAATTGGCCGCGGCCTTGTCCGACGAGTCCATGCGCTGGAAGCTGGGCGGGGCCGCGGCGGCGCTGGGCCTGGTGGCCTTGCTGCTGGCGCGGCGCAAACGCAAGGGCGGCGGCAAGGACGAGCCCGCCGCGCCGGCCTTGAGCGGCACGGCGGCGGGCGCGTCGATGTTGGGGCCGTTGACAACCTTGATGAGCTCCTTGAAGAAGGGCGACGGCATCGACCTGTCCTCGGTGGACCGGGTGGCCGAAGCCGACGTCTACCTGGCCTACGGCCGCGACGACCAGGCTTTGGAGATTCTGCGCGAAGGCTTGGCTCACGAGCCGATGCGGCAGGATTTGCGCTACAAATTGCTGGAAGTCTTGTCCACCCAGCAGGACAAGCAGATGTTCATCGCCGAGGCCACCACCGCCAAGGGCGTGTTCGGCAAGGACAGCACCTTATGGATGAGGGTGTGCGAAATCGGCCAGACCGTCGCGCCAGGCCATCCGCTGTTCGCCCAGGCCAAGCCCGAGCCAGCGGCGGATGCGCCGCCGCCCGCGGCCGCCGAGCCTGCGCCTGTGGCCGCTCCCGCGGCCCCCGTCGCGGCAGCGCCCACACCGGCACCCGCGCCCGTCGCGGCAGCGCCGACGCCCGCCCCGGCAGCCGCGGCGAGCCCGGACGAGGAGAAAATGGAGTTGGCCAAGTTGTATCTGGAGATGGGCGACAAAGAAACCGCGGACGCCTTGATGAAGGAGGCCGGCCGCTAA